Proteins encoded within one genomic window of bacterium:
- a CDS encoding pyridoxamine 5'-phosphate oxidase family protein, with amino-acid sequence MRRKDKKIGSAADLAELLRKGDICHLAMVDGGKPYVVPLNYGYVEQALYFHSAPEGRKIRILRKNPQVCFCVVADHQLIEGVKACSWSASYRSVIGTGKAHILTDPAEKDEGLKILMAQYSERDYELSHSDLERVAVIRVEIESLTGKGSG; translated from the coding sequence ATGCGCCGGAAAGATAAAAAGATAGGATCTGCTGCCGACCTGGCTGAACTCCTCCGAAAAGGAGATATCTGTCACCTGGCAATGGTGGACGGCGGCAAACCTTACGTCGTCCCCCTTAATTACGGATACGTGGAACAGGCCCTGTATTTCCACTCTGCTCCGGAAGGCAGGAAGATCCGGATCCTTCGAAAGAACCCGCAGGTCTGCTTCTGCGTGGTGGCCGACCACCAGCTCATCGAAGGGGTCAAGGCATGCTCCTGGTCGGCGAGCTACAGGAGCGTCATCGGCACCGGCAAAGCTCACATCCTCACCGACCCGGCAGAAAAGGACGAGGGGCTGAAGATCCTCATGGCCCAGTACTCGGAGAGGGATTACGAGCTCAGCCACAGCGACCTGGAGAGGGTGGCGGTGATCAGGGTGGAGATTGAAAGTTTAACGGGGAAAGGCAGTGGCTAG
- a CDS encoding DUF2892 domain-containing protein produces the protein MKKNMGVVDRTVRTLLALGVGYFLVTGRLSGVLGIALGVIAVVFLVTSAIGFCPLYTALGVCTCKCDKDTGGQAMGS, from the coding sequence ATGAAAAAGAACATGGGAGTTGTGGATCGTACCGTCAGGACCCTGCTGGCTCTCGGTGTGGGGTACTTTCTCGTCACAGGCAGACTTTCGGGGGTGCTGGGTATCGCACTGGGTGTTATCGCCGTGGTCTTCCTCGTGACCAGCGCCATCGGGTTCTGTCCCCTTTACACGGCCCTGGGCGTATGCACCTGCAAGTGTGACAAGGATACGGGGGGGCAAGCGATGGGCAGTTGA
- a CDS encoding DUF4389 domain-containing protein: protein MSQFTENLTRGQTWLRGLFMLLFVMIYGVTEVLVAAVVILQFFFVLFSGRQNERLRSFGRSLSTFVYQIMSYWTYNSEEKPFPFSPWPGSSDEA, encoded by the coding sequence ATGAGTCAATTTACAGAGAACCTGACCCGGGGTCAGACGTGGTTGAGGGGGCTGTTCATGCTCCTGTTCGTCATGATCTATGGTGTGACGGAAGTGCTCGTTGCCGCGGTAGTCATACTTCAATTCTTCTTCGTTCTTTTTTCCGGCAGGCAGAACGAACGGCTTCGGTCTTTCGGCCGGTCCCTTTCCACCTTTGTTTACCAGATCATGAGCTACTGGACCTACAACTCGGAGGAAAAGCCGTTCCCGTTCAGCCCGTGGCCGGGCTCAAGCGATGAAGCGTAG
- the msrB gene encoding peptide-methionine (R)-S-oxide reductase MsrB, translating to MIRVYLAREGGYVNMEKVVKSKDEWKTSLTKEQYKVLREKGTERAFAGTLHDNKKPGIYRCAGCGLDLFSSEHKFDSGTGWPSFWQPIAKENVATEEDNSFFTRRTEVHCHRCGGHQGHIFEDGPQPTGLRYCINSVSLDFVGEDGKVIKG from the coding sequence ATGATCAGGGTCTATCTGGCCAGGGAAGGCGGGTATGTGAACATGGAGAAGGTTGTCAAGAGTAAAGACGAGTGGAAAACCTCCCTTACAAAGGAGCAATACAAGGTCCTCAGGGAAAAAGGCACCGAACGGGCCTTCGCGGGAACCCTTCACGACAACAAGAAACCCGGCATATACAGGTGTGCGGGATGCGGGCTCGATCTTTTTTCCTCCGAGCACAAGTTCGATTCAGGTACCGGCTGGCCGAGCTTCTGGCAGCCCATCGCCAAAGAGAACGTCGCCACCGAGGAGGACAACAGTTTCTTTACGCGCCGCACTGAAGTCCACTGCCACCGATGCGGCGGTCACCAGGGCCACATTTTCGAGGATGGCCCCCAACCAACGGGGCTTCGCTACTGCATCAACTCGGTGAGCCTGGATTTCGTCGGCGAAGATGGGAAGGTCATAAAGGGCTGA
- a CDS encoding DMT family transporter, whose product MSPNTRSHIPLSGAALLVFVCLIWGGNMVSIKFSNAGVPPMVAATVRSVVAAGCLWLFSLYKGKSVWMRGVDFRHGLVIGILFGLDFLFLYWGTAFTVASRAIIFLYSHSIWAAVGAHFFLKHDRLTPVRTGGLVLAFLGVVLVFGVRSEHLPPGYWIGDLLEVVAALFWATTTVYIKWVAGRRPIDHYQTLFSQLLFSIPVLVVGWLLLDLGKPIVLNGIVLSALFYQGVIVAFFSYLLWFWLIHTYAVSRLAAFIFLAPLFGVLLGGIFQGDPLPIQLWVGLGLVAGGIYLVNRPQATRLTRG is encoded by the coding sequence ATGAGTCCTAATACGCGTTCACATATCCCGTTATCAGGAGCGGCACTCCTTGTTTTTGTCTGCCTCATCTGGGGCGGCAACATGGTGAGCATCAAGTTCAGCAACGCCGGGGTCCCGCCCATGGTGGCGGCGACAGTGCGTTCCGTCGTGGCGGCCGGATGCCTGTGGTTGTTCAGCCTTTACAAGGGTAAGTCGGTATGGATGCGGGGGGTCGACTTCAGGCACGGTCTCGTTATCGGGATCCTCTTCGGTCTGGATTTTCTGTTTCTCTACTGGGGGACTGCCTTCACCGTGGCATCCAGGGCCATTATCTTTTTATACAGCCACTCCATATGGGCCGCCGTCGGCGCCCATTTCTTCCTCAAGCATGACCGCCTGACACCGGTGAGAACAGGAGGGCTTGTCCTGGCTTTCCTGGGCGTCGTGCTGGTTTTCGGGGTCCGGTCAGAGCACCTCCCGCCAGGCTACTGGATCGGAGACCTGCTGGAAGTCGTGGCGGCTCTCTTCTGGGCGACCACCACCGTCTATATCAAATGGGTCGCGGGAAGACGTCCCATCGACCACTACCAGACGCTGTTCTCCCAGCTCCTGTTCTCCATCCCTGTCCTGGTGGTCGGGTGGCTTTTACTGGATCTTGGTAAGCCCATTGTCCTCAATGGAATAGTGCTCAGCGCCCTTTTCTACCAGGGCGTCATCGTGGCTTTCTTCAGCTACCTGCTCTGGTTCTGGTTGATCCACACCTACGCCGTCAGCCGCCTGGCTGCCTTTATCTTCCTCGCGCCCCTTTTCGGGGTTTTGCTGGGGGGGATCTTCCAGGGGGATCCGCTACCCATACAGCTGTGGGTAGGTCTTGGTCTCGTGGCCGGGGGGATATACCTGGTCAATCGCCCGCAGGCCACGAGACTCACGAGGGGGTGA
- a CDS encoding DUF4197 domain-containing protein: MKKHTLFLLTAALLLGTVQCSSGGFLDNVLEEATKQSSKTSEEDTFVAGLREALDIGTRKAVEKVSVTDGYFHNLDIRIPVPEKLEKAEELLRKVGMDDRVDEFILSMNRAAETAAPQAVDIFVGAIRDMSVVDAYGIVKGEETAATDYFKSNTSSELYGLFRPVVTESMAKVGAVRSYKRMMDKYNSLPLVRKVEVDLEDYVTDMALNGLFFMVAEEEKKIRKDPAARVTELLQKVFGK, translated from the coding sequence ATGAAAAAGCATACCCTGTTCCTGCTGACGGCCGCTCTTCTTCTCGGCACTGTCCAGTGCTCCTCCGGGGGGTTCCTGGACAATGTCCTCGAAGAGGCGACCAAACAGTCCAGCAAGACCAGCGAGGAGGACACCTTCGTGGCCGGTCTCAGGGAAGCCCTCGATATCGGGACCAGAAAGGCCGTGGAAAAGGTCTCGGTGACCGATGGTTACTTCCACAACCTTGATATCAGGATCCCTGTGCCTGAAAAGCTCGAGAAAGCCGAGGAGCTCCTGCGCAAGGTGGGGATGGACGACCGGGTGGACGAGTTCATCCTGAGCATGAACCGGGCCGCGGAAACGGCAGCTCCCCAGGCTGTGGATATCTTCGTGGGCGCTATCAGGGATATGAGCGTGGTGGACGCCTACGGCATCGTGAAGGGGGAGGAGACGGCAGCAACGGACTATTTTAAAAGCAATACTTCCAGCGAACTTTACGGCCTTTTCAGGCCCGTGGTCACCGAATCCATGGCCAAGGTCGGAGCTGTCCGCAGCTACAAGAGGATGATGGACAAGTACAACTCCCTGCCCCTGGTCAGAAAGGTGGAGGTGGACCTGGAGGATTACGTCACCGACATGGCGCTAAACGGCCTGTTCTTCATGGTGGCCGAAGAGGAGAAGAAGATCAGGAAAGACCCGGCGGCCAGGGTAACGGAGCTGCTGCAGAAAGTGTTCGGGAAATAA